From a single Paenibacillus sp. FSL R5-0345 genomic region:
- a CDS encoding Gfo/Idh/MocA family protein produces MEELLIGMVGMDTSHSRIFAAMLNDVSHPLYIPGGRLHCGYPGGSPDFELSYSRVSLISSELQEQYGVELLNSIEEVAERSHAILLTSVDGRVHKEQFEVLAPYGKPIFIDKPLAVTSEDAKAIVEMAERYGTPFFSSSMLRFGGPLVALLGDESAGAILGADCSGPLDFQPTQPGLFWYGIHSAEMLYAALGEGCYSVRVICNDMQEWVVGQWKDGRIGTIRGNRTGGSDFYIVLHRERGSNGVNALGANYNAGHQQLLKNFIAMARGDAPPVRPSLTLELIRFIEAANESRVSGANILL; encoded by the coding sequence ATGGAAGAGCTGCTGATTGGTATGGTTGGTATGGACACTTCGCATAGCAGGATATTCGCGGCAATGCTAAATGATGTATCCCATCCGTTGTATATTCCGGGTGGCAGGCTACACTGCGGTTATCCGGGAGGTTCTCCTGATTTCGAGCTAAGCTATTCAAGAGTAAGCCTAATTAGCAGTGAATTGCAGGAACAATATGGTGTTGAACTGCTCAATTCTATAGAAGAAGTTGCGGAGAGATCCCATGCGATTCTACTGACTTCTGTAGATGGGAGAGTGCACAAGGAACAGTTCGAGGTGCTGGCTCCTTACGGAAAACCGATATTTATTGACAAGCCGTTAGCGGTTACTTCTGAAGATGCGAAGGCGATTGTGGAAATGGCGGAGAGGTATGGAACGCCATTTTTCTCCAGCTCTATGCTCCGTTTCGGTGGACCGCTGGTAGCTCTCTTAGGGGATGAAAGTGCAGGTGCAATCCTTGGAGCGGATTGCTCTGGACCGCTTGATTTCCAGCCGACACAACCGGGGTTGTTCTGGTACGGAATTCATTCTGCTGAGATGTTATATGCCGCACTTGGAGAAGGCTGTTATTCGGTACGTGTCATCTGTAACGATATGCAAGAATGGGTAGTCGGTCAGTGGAAGGACGGGCGAATCGGGACGATTCGCGGGAACCGTACAGGCGGCTCAGATTTCTATATCGTACTGCACCGTGAACGGGGCAGTAACGGAGTTAACGCGCTCGGAGCAAATTACAACGCAGGACATCAGCAATTACTGAAGAACTTTATAGCTATGGCGCGAGGGGATGCTCCACCGGTACGACCTTCTTTAACGCTAGAGCTGATTCGCTTCATCGAAGCGGCCAACGAAAGTCGGGTAAGCGGAGCTAATATTCTTCTGTAA